A genomic region of Phragmites australis chromosome 2, lpPhrAust1.1, whole genome shotgun sequence contains the following coding sequences:
- the LOC133896346 gene encoding uncharacterized protein LOC133896346: MPVRVVDTATPSSQSSSGQDANAGQPSPPSCSLLSAGRCFAGTQNVSSLQKDEAWKVNVRIHGCDLEQGYLCGTMEALNVPLADTPVVTFWEGEIVDATNYTFFTGKWEASPEDDIRHWSKFPSFTPLLSQIETDGGKSLDLSNYPHIFMRWKEQYFVNVGVDCGLTIAGFYYVCFSCSDGSISGFYYDPNSSPFQKLELKCTNEKHSGFTFSSYELQ; encoded by the exons ATGCCGGTGAGGGTGGTCGACACCGCCACTCCTTCCTCCCAGTCCTCCTCAG GTCAAGATGCAAATGCTGGACAACCGTCTCCTCCTAGCTGTTCACTCTTAAGTGCTGGAAGA TGTTTTGCTGGAACTCAAAACGTTTCAAGTCTACAGAAGGATGAAGCATGGAAAGTTAATGTGCGCATCCATGGTTGTGATCTTGAACAGGGTTATTTATGTGGGACAATGGAAGCACTTAATGTTCCCTTAGCTGATACACCT GTAGTGACATTTTGGGAGGGGGAGATTGTAGATGCTACAAATTACACATTTTTCACTGGCAAGTGGGAGGCATC ACCAGAGGATGATATAAGGCACTGGTCCAAGTTCCCATCATTTACTCCTCTTCTG AGTCAGATCGAGACAGATGGTGGCAAGTCTTTGGACCTTAGCAACTATCCTCATATATTTATG AGATGGAAAGAGCAGTACTTTGTCAATGTTGGAGTTGACTGTGGGTTAACCATCGCTGGTTTCTACTATGTTTGCTTTTCTTGTAGCGATGGCTCCATTAGTGGCTTTTATTATGATCCAAATAGCAG TCCATTTCAGAAGCTTGAACTGAAGTGTACCAATGAGAAACATTCCGGATTCACATTTTCCTCATATGAGCTACAGTGA
- the LOC133902029 gene encoding uncharacterized protein LOC133902029 codes for MREIRKLERGISTKRGDHLVQNGQHPYDEWEEQQRYWPSPRAPPVSPTESPWTPGGSQKKAVLGKVKSKAKKWMHLLHHKKKPAQEEMMWTPKAGPSPEDIKGRKEQQDAEHHGTPSKAQHPPSSGDSERTPEVFMEASPRQNSPVPSPTAHKEQPYFKVSSRFESEMKEANEMLRESKQLRVNTTKPKSVAFAPTIEREFGDEKNGWNSRELSEAATEVFKNAYATVYQAALKMISKIQEIMVAYNVDRRHLIEKVISVNRYLLLKLQPGQDDKVLSEIITEAVLNLFDTWSEGVERPLVQRAKEISSWFLHEGREETPPVPLSTHPCVYEDAEEFYSLENELQLEA; via the exons ATGAGAGAAATCAGAAAACTAGAGCGCGGGATCAGCACCAAACGAGGTGACCACCTCGTCCAAAATG GCCAACATCCATATGATGAATGGGAGGAGCAACAGCGATATTGGCCTTCGCCACGGGCGCCTCCAGTGAGCCCGACAGAATCACCATGGACCCCAGGTGGGAGCCAGAAAAAGGCAGTGCTGGGAAAGGTGAAGAGCAAGGCCAAGAAATGGATGCACCTGCTGCATCACAAAAAGAAGCCCGCACAAGAGGAGATGATGTGGACGCCCAAGGCTGGACCCAGTCCAGAAGACATCAAGGGCAGGAAAGAACAACAAGATGCCGAGCACCATGGAACCCCCAGTAAAGCTCAACATCCACCTTCCT CAGGTGATTCAGAAAGGACACCTGAGGTGTTCATGGAAGCATCACCAAGACAGAATTCACCAGTCCCGAGCCCCACTGCACACAAGGAACAACCATACTTCAAGGTCAGCAGCAGGTTTGAGTCAGAAATGAAGGAAGCCAATGAAATGCTGAGGGAATCAAAGCAGCTCCGTGTCAACACAACTAAGCCAAAGTCTGTAGCTTTTGCGCCAACCATAGAACGCGAGTTCGGGGATGAAAAGAATGGCTGGAACAGCAGGGAACTGTCTGAAGCAGCAACCGAGGTGTTCAAAAATGCATATGCTACGGTCTATCAGGCAGCCCTCAAGATGATCTCTAAAATACAAGAAATAATGGTTGCATATAATGTTGATAGAAGGCACTTGATAGAGAAGGTAATATCAGTTAATAGATACCTGCTGTTGAAGCTCCAACCTGGACAAGATGATAAGGTACTCTCAGAAATCATTACTGAGGCTGTCCTCAATCTGTTCGACACATGGAGTGAGGGTGTTGAGAGGCCTTTGGTACAAAGGGCAAAGGAAATCTCTTCCTGGTTTCTGCatgaaggaagagaagaaacaCCTCCTGTTCCACTGTCTACACATCCTTGTGTGTATGAAG ATGCAGAAGAATTTTATTCCTTAGAGAATGAACTACAGCTTGAAGCATGA